A genomic region of Paralichthys olivaceus isolate ysfri-2021 chromosome 18, ASM2471397v2, whole genome shotgun sequence contains the following coding sequences:
- the zdhhc12b gene encoding palmitoyltransferase ZDHHC12-B isoform X1, which produces MFKNVFGSGFVVRTAHVILTWVITLILFLHDTELRKQEETGQLVQPVLFVLLVLVSVLLYFAVSLMDPGFILSDDSDLQFTLGVTEEQQDMIPPTTKSLRQRRCGHCLLQQQPMRSKHCQTCQHCVRRYDHHCPWIENCVGERNHRWFVLYLAVQLLVLLWGLHIAWTGFSYAPIWQLWLRTNGMLLAVAVLVALLSLIVLLLLGSHLYLVSLNTTTWEFMSRHRISYLKHCGADENPFDRGTFHNLWGFFCEWGTVVWEQVYFREGSDQV; this is translated from the exons ATGTTTAAGAACGTGTTCGGGTCCGGGTTCGTGGTGAGAACCGCTCATGTGATTCTGACCTGGGTCATAACGTTGATTCTGTTCCTGCAcgacacag AGCTGAGGAAGCAGGAGGAGACGGGTCAGCTCGTCCAGCCCGTCCTCTTCGTTCTGCTCGTGCTCGTGTCGGTGCTGCTCTACTTCGCCGTCTCTCTGATGGACCCGGGCTTCATCCTGTCAGACGACAGTGATTTACAG TTCACGTTGGGAGTgacggaggagcagcaggacatGATCCCGCCCACCACCAAGTCCCTGCGACAGCGCCGCTGCGGACACTGTCTGTTGCAG CAGCAGCCAATGAGATCGAAGCACTGCCAGACGTGTCAGCACTGCGTGCGGCGTTACGACCATCACTGCCCCTGGATCGAGAACTGTGTGGGTGAGAGGAACCACCGCTGGTTTGTGCTGTACTTGGCCGtgcagctgctggtgctgctgtgggGGCTTCACATCGCCTG GACGGGGTTCAGCTACGCCCCCATCTGGCAGCTGTGGCTGCGGACCAACGGCATGCTGCTGGCCGTGGCCGTGCTGGTGGCTCTGCTGTCGCTCATCGTCTTGCTCCTGCTCGGCTCGCACCTCTACCTGGTCTCTCTCAACACCACCACCTGGGAGTTCATGTCACGCCACCGCATCTCCTACCTCAAACACTGCGGCGCCGACGAGAACCCGTTCGACCGCGGCACCTTTCACAACCTGTGGGGTTTCTTCTGCGAGTGGGGCACCGTGGTGTGGGAGCAGGTCTACTTCAGGGAGGGCAGCGACCAGGTGTAG
- the zdhhc12b gene encoding palmitoyltransferase ZDHHC12-B isoform X2, translated as MFKNVFGSGFVVRTAHVILTWVITLILFLHDTELRKQEETGQLVQPVLFVLLVLVSVLLYFAVSLMDPGFILSDDSDLQFTLGVTEEQQDMIPPTTKSLRQRRCGHCLLQQPMRSKHCQTCQHCVRRYDHHCPWIENCVGERNHRWFVLYLAVQLLVLLWGLHIAWTGFSYAPIWQLWLRTNGMLLAVAVLVALLSLIVLLLLGSHLYLVSLNTTTWEFMSRHRISYLKHCGADENPFDRGTFHNLWGFFCEWGTVVWEQVYFREGSDQV; from the exons ATGTTTAAGAACGTGTTCGGGTCCGGGTTCGTGGTGAGAACCGCTCATGTGATTCTGACCTGGGTCATAACGTTGATTCTGTTCCTGCAcgacacag AGCTGAGGAAGCAGGAGGAGACGGGTCAGCTCGTCCAGCCCGTCCTCTTCGTTCTGCTCGTGCTCGTGTCGGTGCTGCTCTACTTCGCCGTCTCTCTGATGGACCCGGGCTTCATCCTGTCAGACGACAGTGATTTACAG TTCACGTTGGGAGTgacggaggagcagcaggacatGATCCCGCCCACCACCAAGTCCCTGCGACAGCGCCGCTGCGGACACTGTCTGTTGCAG CAGCCAATGAGATCGAAGCACTGCCAGACGTGTCAGCACTGCGTGCGGCGTTACGACCATCACTGCCCCTGGATCGAGAACTGTGTGGGTGAGAGGAACCACCGCTGGTTTGTGCTGTACTTGGCCGtgcagctgctggtgctgctgtgggGGCTTCACATCGCCTG GACGGGGTTCAGCTACGCCCCCATCTGGCAGCTGTGGCTGCGGACCAACGGCATGCTGCTGGCCGTGGCCGTGCTGGTGGCTCTGCTGTCGCTCATCGTCTTGCTCCTGCTCGGCTCGCACCTCTACCTGGTCTCTCTCAACACCACCACCTGGGAGTTCATGTCACGCCACCGCATCTCCTACCTCAAACACTGCGGCGCCGACGAGAACCCGTTCGACCGCGGCACCTTTCACAACCTGTGGGGTTTCTTCTGCGAGTGGGGCACCGTGGTGTGGGAGCAGGTCTACTTCAGGGAGGGCAGCGACCAGGTGTAG
- the uap1l1 gene encoding UDP-N-acetylhexosamine pyrophosphorylase-like protein 1, protein MSSLEVVERGLELAGQRHVLQFWPELGEQDRERFLQELALLDLDGLRAHCERAAAAATSPPASVDRHIEPVPPELIGSVRKSDRESLSAWEEEGLLQISQNRVGVLLLAGGQGTRLGVQYPKGMYNVGLPSNKTLYQIQAERIHKIQELADVKRGSKCTVPWYIMTSEFTLAPTEKFFKENDYFGLEPSNILMFEQRMIPAVTFDGKVILQGKGKIAMAPDGNGGLYQALVDNKVLEDMKRRGVEYLHVYCVDNILVKMADPVFIGFCVSKGADCGAKVVEKAYPAEPVGVVCRVQGVSQVVEYSEIQPDTAELRGPGGELLYSAGNICIHFFTRAFLQEVAEKFEGQLKPHVAIKKVPFVDSEGNHVKPTKPNGIKMEKFVFDVFPFSRNFVAFEVLREDEFSPLKNADGAATDNPTTARNSLLAQHCRWATAAGATLLDQHGKPLPPAASVSPADAPPAQCEISPLVSYFGEGLELLKGEKLQTPLMLDEKKAKDLQAQ, encoded by the exons ATGTCTTCTCTGGAGGTGGTGGAGCGGGGCCTGGAGCTCGCAGGGCAGCGTCACGTCCTCCAGTTCTGGCCGGAGCTGGGTGAGCAGGACAGGGAGCGGTTCCTCCAGGAGCTGGCTCTGCTGGACCTGGACGGGCTGCGGGCTCACTGTGAGCGGGCTGCGGCCGCTGCTACGTCTCCCCCGGCCAGCGTGGACCGACACATCGAGCCGGTGCCTCCGGAGCTCATCGGCAGTGTGAGGAAAAGTGACCGAGAGAGTCTGTCCGCCtgggaggaggaag GGCTGCTGCAGATCTCACAGAATCGGGTCGGGGTCCTGCTCCTGGCCGGAGGTCAGGGGACCCGTCTCGGGGTCCAGTATCCCAAAGGGATGTATAACGTCGGGCTGCCGAGCAACAAAACCTTGTACCAGATCCAGGCGGAGCGAATTCACAAAATCCAGGAGCTGGCAGATGTTAAGCGTGGATCAAAATGCACCGTACCGTG GTACATAATGACCAGTGAGTTCACTCTGGCTCCCACTGAGAAGTTCTTCAAGGAGAACGACTACTTCGGTCTGGAGCCGTCAAACATCCTCATGTTCGAGCAGAGGATGATTCCAGCGGTGACCTTCGATGGAAAGGTCATCCTGCAGGGGAAAGGGAAGATCGCCATGGCGCCCG ATGGTAACGGAGGTCTGTACCAGGCGCTGGTGGACAATAAGGTGCTGGAGGACatgaagaggaggggggtggaATACCTGCACGTGTACTGTGTGGACAACATCCTGGTCAAGATGGCCGACCCCGTGTTCATCGGGTTCTGCGTGAGCAAAGGGGCCGACTGCGGCGCCAAG GTGGTGGAGAAGGCGTACCCCGCAGAGCCAGTGGGCGTGGTCTGCAGAGTGCAGGGCGTGTCCCAGGTGGTGGAATACAGCGAGATCCAACCAGACACGGCCGAACTCCGAGGACCTGGAGGAGAGCTGCTCTACAGCGCGGGAAACATCTGCATCCACTTCTTCACCAGAGCGTTCCTGCAGGAAGTGGCCGA GAAATTTGAAGGTCAACTCAAACCACACGTCGCAATCAAGAAAGTTCCGTTTGTGGACTCGGAGGGGAATCACGTCAAACCCACCAAACCCAACGGAATAAAGATggagaagtttgtttttgaCGTCTTTCCCTTCTCCAG GAACTTTGTTGCCTTCGAGGTTTTACGAGAAGACGAGTTTTCTCCTCTGAAAAATGCCGACGGTGCAGCGACGGACAACCCGACCACGGCCAGGAACTCTCTGCTGGCTCAGCACTGCCGCTGGGCTACCGCTGCTGGAGCGACGCTGCTGGACCAACACGGGAAaccacttcctcctgcagccag tgtaTCACCGGCGGACGCTCCTCCAGCTCAGTGTGAGATTTCACCGCTGGTCTCTTATTTTGGAGAG GGCCTCGAGCTGCTGAAAGGAGAGAAACTGCAAACTCCTCTGATGCTGGATGAAAAAAAGGCCAAAGATCTTCAGGCTCAGTGA
- the naif1 gene encoding nuclear apoptosis-inducing factor 1: MASAAKKRKMNFSEREVEIIVEEIERHKHTLVNHFNAGVTHMAKNNAWLEILKKVNSVTTCPRELAEVKKKWSDMKTEVRRKVAQARAAIEGTSADCTPVPVILSAMQQRICNLLGEATIISLSAGDTDITLSAGGHTDPSVPLSEVLPAASATGCDEAKPLNTETTYHTLEDGGVVEYCTTTVSDSAPTVVAAVEAPVEMLASSSSSSPPPPPPPPPPQAQAKPQELKSRIALNSARLLQEQRVTNVHIRQIAQHLEGQNELLHMMRRSQEAQAFAQERQAQALEGTQAALLALVQMLRPVLKDLRKFLQSGTEVANASGSSIAMTDGTGPEEQNRPKTPPAPPPQQTEETQ; this comes from the exons ATGGCGTCAGCCGCGAAGAAGCGGAAGATGAACTTCTCGGAGCGGGAGGTGGAGATCATCGTGGAGGAGATCGAGCGCCACAAACACACGCTGGTGAACCACTTTAACGCTGGAGTCACGCACATGGCGAAGAACAACGCGTGGCTGGAGATCCTGAAGAAGGTGAACAGCGTCACCACCTGCCCCCGAGAACTGGCCGAGGTCAAGAAGAAGTGGTCCGACATGAAGACCGAGGTCCGCAGGAAGGTGGCGCAGGCGAGGGCGGCCATCGAGGGCACGTCCGCCGACTGCACTCCAGTTCCCGTCATCCTTAGCGCCATGCAGCAGCGCATCTGCAACCTGCTGGGAGAGGCGACCATCATCAGTCTGTCCGCAGGAGACACGGACATCACGCTGTCCGCGGGGGGACACACCGACCCCAGCGTCCCACTGAGCGAGG ttcttcctgctgcttcagccACCGGCTGTGATGAAGCGAAGCCTCTTAACA CTGAAACCACGTATCACACGTTAGAGGACGGAGGCGTGGTCGAGTACTGCACCACCACTGTGAGTGACTCCGCCCCCACTGTGGTGGCAGCCGTCGAGGCTCCTGTAGAGATGCTGgcctcgtcctcgtcctcctcgcctccccctcctcctcctcctcctcctcctcaggctcaGGCCAAACCTCAGGAGCTGAAGAGCCGCATCGCCCTCAACTCCGCCCGCCTGCTGCAGGAGCAACGCGTCACCAACGTCCACATCCGACAGATCGCCCAGCACCTGGAGGGCCAGAACGAGCTGCTGCACATGATGCGGCGCTCGCAAGAGGCGCAGGCGTTCGCACAGGAGAGACAGGCCCAGGCGCTGGAGGGGACGCAGGCCGCCCTGCTGGCTCTGGTGCAGATGCTCAGACCGGTTCTGAAGGACCTGCGCAAATTCCTGCAGAGCGGGACGGAGGTCGCTAACGCCAGCGGCTCCTCAATAGCAATGACTGATGGAACCGGACCAGAAGAACAAAACAGACCTAAAACTCCACCTGCACCTCCGCCACAGCAAACTGAGGAGACgcagtag
- the slc25a25b gene encoding calcium-binding mitochondrial carrier protein SCaMC-2-B isoform X1, whose amino-acid sequence MQQQPPLLGDVFCQCRSAEPEDSSPFPPSKPPGPRQPAAPGPSCDICGGPEQEHRLKVLFQILDVNQDGGICVNDLTIGLKKLGVHRTELELKKIVKAGDKDLDGQLDFEEFVHYLRDHEKKLRLVFKSLDKKNDGHIDSQEIMQSLRDLGVNISEEQAEKILRRIRRGHAWTPVLYMDKNGTMTIDWNEWRDYHLLHPAGNIPEIILYWKHSTIFDVGESLTVPDEFTAEEKKTGMWWRHLVAGGGAGAVSRTCTAPLDRLKVLMQVHASKSNSMHISGGFTQMIREGGVRSLWRGNGINVIKIGPESAIKFMAYEKIKRLIGSNQETLGIAERLVAGSLAGVIAQSSIYPMEVLKTRLALRKTGQFSGILDCAKHIFKREGGAAFYKGYVPNMLGIIPYAGIDLAVYETLKNSWLQRFATDSADPGVFVLLACGTTSSTCGQLASYPLALVRTRMQAQATLEGGPQMSMTGLFKHIVKTEGATGLYRGLAPNFMKVIPSVSISYVVYEHLKIYLGVQSR is encoded by the exons atgcagcagcagcctcctctgctcggggatgttttctgtcagtgtCGCTCCGCAGAGCCGGAGGATTCATCACCGTTTCCCCCGTCGAAGCCTCCCGGCCCCCGGCAGCCCGCCGCCCCCGGGCCGTCCTGTGACATCTGCGGGGGACCGGAGCAGGAGCACCGGCTGAAGGTTCTGTTCCAGATCCTGGATGTGAACCAGGACGGAGGAATCTGCGTGAACGACCTGACGATCGGTCTGAAGAAGTTAGGAGTTCACCGGACTGAGCTGGAGCTCAAG AAAATAGTGAAAGCCGGGGACAAAGACCTGGACGGACAGTTGGACTTTGAGGAGTTTGTTCATTATCTCAGAGACCATGAGAAGAAACTCCGGCTCGTCTTTAAGAGTCTGGACAAGAAGAACGATG GTCACATCGACTCACAGGAAATAATGCAGTCTCTGCGAGACCTGGGCGTGAACATCTCTGAGGAACAGGCGGAGAAGATTCTCAGAAG AATAAGGAGGGGTCATGCCTGGACCCCTGTCTTGTA TATGGATAAAAATGGAACCATGACGATTGACTGGAACGAGTGGCGAGATTATCACCTCCTGCATCCAGCAGGAAACATTCCTGAGATCATCCTCTACTGGAAACACTCCACG ATCTTTGACGTCGGTGAGAGTTTAACGGTTCCTGATGAGTTCACggcagaagagaagaaaactggaATGTGGTGGCGACACCTAGTggctggtggaggagctggagcggTGTCTCGAACCTGCACAGCTCCACTGGACAGGCTGAAAGTTCTCATGCAG GTTCACGCCTCCAAGAGCAACAGCATGCACATCTCTGGGGGCTTCACCCAGATGATCCGTGAGGGGGGTGTCAGGTCGCTGTGGAGAGGCAACGGCATCAATGTCATCAAAATCGGCCCCGAGTCTGCGATCAAGTTCATGGCCTATGAGAAG ATTAAACGATTGATCGGAAGTAACCAGGAGACGTTGGGCATCGCAGAGCGACTGGTGGCGGGCTCTCTGGCCGGAGTCATCGCTCAGAGCAGCATCTACCCCATGGAG GTCCTGAAGACCCGTTTAGCGCTGAGGAAGACGGGTCAGTTCTCGGGGATCTTGGATTGTGCCAAACACATCTtcaagagggaggggggggcggCTTTCTACAAGGGCTACGTCCCCAACATGCTGGGCATCATCCCCTACGCTGGTATCGACCTGGCTGTCtacgag ACTCTGAAGAACTCGTGGCTGCAGCGTTTCGCCACTGACAGCGCTGATCCAGGCGTGTTCGTGCTTCTGGCCTGTGGCACCACCTCCAGCACGTGTGGTCAGCTGGCCAGTTACCCACTCGCCCTGGTCAGGACTCGCATGCAGGCACAGG CTACTCTGGAAGGAGGTCCTCAGATGAGCATGACGGGCCTGTTCAAACACATCGTCAAGACCGAGGGCGCCACGGGACTCTACCGAGGTCTGGCGCCCAACTTCATGAAGGTCATTCCGTCTGTTAGCATCAGCTACGTGGTGTACGAGCATCTGAAGATCTATCTGGGGGTCCAGTCAaggtga
- the slc25a25b gene encoding calcium-binding mitochondrial carrier protein SCaMC-2-B isoform X3 encodes MLQNMLRLLSQRLCGSTECKPADSPLPAEKQTPEHCRDVDASPQGATADSSHRKETGSSEVTEKTAALIMVEPPAGQKIVKAGDKDLDGQLDFEEFVHYLRDHEKKLRLVFKSLDKKNDGHIDSQEIMQSLRDLGVNISEEQAEKILRRIRRGHAWTPVLYMDKNGTMTIDWNEWRDYHLLHPAGNIPEIILYWKHSTIFDVGESLTVPDEFTAEEKKTGMWWRHLVAGGGAGAVSRTCTAPLDRLKVLMQVHASKSNSMHISGGFTQMIREGGVRSLWRGNGINVIKIGPESAIKFMAYEKIKRLIGSNQETLGIAERLVAGSLAGVIAQSSIYPMEVLKTRLALRKTGQFSGILDCAKHIFKREGGAAFYKGYVPNMLGIIPYAGIDLAVYETLKNSWLQRFATDSADPGVFVLLACGTTSSTCGQLASYPLALVRTRMQAQATLEGGPQMSMTGLFKHIVKTEGATGLYRGLAPNFMKVIPSVSISYVVYEHLKIYLGVQSR; translated from the exons ATGCTGCAGAACATGTTGAGGTTGCTGAGTCAGAGACTCTGTGGCAGCACAGAGTGCAAACCTGCCGACTCACCGCTGccagcagagaaacaaactccAGAGCACTGCAGGGACGTGGACGCTTCTCCTCAGGGAGCGACTGCAGACTCGTCCCACAGGAAAGAAACCGGCAGCAGTGAGGTTACTGAGAAGACCGCAGCATTAATCATGGTGGAGCCACCTGCAGGACAG AAAATAGTGAAAGCCGGGGACAAAGACCTGGACGGACAGTTGGACTTTGAGGAGTTTGTTCATTATCTCAGAGACCATGAGAAGAAACTCCGGCTCGTCTTTAAGAGTCTGGACAAGAAGAACGATG GTCACATCGACTCACAGGAAATAATGCAGTCTCTGCGAGACCTGGGCGTGAACATCTCTGAGGAACAGGCGGAGAAGATTCTCAGAAG AATAAGGAGGGGTCATGCCTGGACCCCTGTCTTGTA TATGGATAAAAATGGAACCATGACGATTGACTGGAACGAGTGGCGAGATTATCACCTCCTGCATCCAGCAGGAAACATTCCTGAGATCATCCTCTACTGGAAACACTCCACG ATCTTTGACGTCGGTGAGAGTTTAACGGTTCCTGATGAGTTCACggcagaagagaagaaaactggaATGTGGTGGCGACACCTAGTggctggtggaggagctggagcggTGTCTCGAACCTGCACAGCTCCACTGGACAGGCTGAAAGTTCTCATGCAG GTTCACGCCTCCAAGAGCAACAGCATGCACATCTCTGGGGGCTTCACCCAGATGATCCGTGAGGGGGGTGTCAGGTCGCTGTGGAGAGGCAACGGCATCAATGTCATCAAAATCGGCCCCGAGTCTGCGATCAAGTTCATGGCCTATGAGAAG ATTAAACGATTGATCGGAAGTAACCAGGAGACGTTGGGCATCGCAGAGCGACTGGTGGCGGGCTCTCTGGCCGGAGTCATCGCTCAGAGCAGCATCTACCCCATGGAG GTCCTGAAGACCCGTTTAGCGCTGAGGAAGACGGGTCAGTTCTCGGGGATCTTGGATTGTGCCAAACACATCTtcaagagggaggggggggcggCTTTCTACAAGGGCTACGTCCCCAACATGCTGGGCATCATCCCCTACGCTGGTATCGACCTGGCTGTCtacgag ACTCTGAAGAACTCGTGGCTGCAGCGTTTCGCCACTGACAGCGCTGATCCAGGCGTGTTCGTGCTTCTGGCCTGTGGCACCACCTCCAGCACGTGTGGTCAGCTGGCCAGTTACCCACTCGCCCTGGTCAGGACTCGCATGCAGGCACAGG CTACTCTGGAAGGAGGTCCTCAGATGAGCATGACGGGCCTGTTCAAACACATCGTCAAGACCGAGGGCGCCACGGGACTCTACCGAGGTCTGGCGCCCAACTTCATGAAGGTCATTCCGTCTGTTAGCATCAGCTACGTGGTGTACGAGCATCTGAAGATCTATCTGGGGGTCCAGTCAaggtga
- the slc25a25b gene encoding calcium-binding mitochondrial carrier protein SCaMC-2-B isoform X4 — translation MLQNMLRLLSQRLCGSTECKPADSPLPAEKQTPEHCRDVDASPQGATADSSHRKETGSSEVTEKTAALIMVEPPAGQKIVKAGDKDLDGQLDFEEFVHYLRDHEKKLRLVFKSLDKKNDGHIDSQEIMQSLRDLGVNISEEQAEKILRSMDKNGTMTIDWNEWRDYHLLHPAGNIPEIILYWKHSTIFDVGESLTVPDEFTAEEKKTGMWWRHLVAGGGAGAVSRTCTAPLDRLKVLMQVHASKSNSMHISGGFTQMIREGGVRSLWRGNGINVIKIGPESAIKFMAYEKIKRLIGSNQETLGIAERLVAGSLAGVIAQSSIYPMEVLKTRLALRKTGQFSGILDCAKHIFKREGGAAFYKGYVPNMLGIIPYAGIDLAVYETLKNSWLQRFATDSADPGVFVLLACGTTSSTCGQLASYPLALVRTRMQAQATLEGGPQMSMTGLFKHIVKTEGATGLYRGLAPNFMKVIPSVSISYVVYEHLKIYLGVQSR, via the exons ATGCTGCAGAACATGTTGAGGTTGCTGAGTCAGAGACTCTGTGGCAGCACAGAGTGCAAACCTGCCGACTCACCGCTGccagcagagaaacaaactccAGAGCACTGCAGGGACGTGGACGCTTCTCCTCAGGGAGCGACTGCAGACTCGTCCCACAGGAAAGAAACCGGCAGCAGTGAGGTTACTGAGAAGACCGCAGCATTAATCATGGTGGAGCCACCTGCAGGACAG AAAATAGTGAAAGCCGGGGACAAAGACCTGGACGGACAGTTGGACTTTGAGGAGTTTGTTCATTATCTCAGAGACCATGAGAAGAAACTCCGGCTCGTCTTTAAGAGTCTGGACAAGAAGAACGATG GTCACATCGACTCACAGGAAATAATGCAGTCTCTGCGAGACCTGGGCGTGAACATCTCTGAGGAACAGGCGGAGAAGATTCTCAGAAG TATGGATAAAAATGGAACCATGACGATTGACTGGAACGAGTGGCGAGATTATCACCTCCTGCATCCAGCAGGAAACATTCCTGAGATCATCCTCTACTGGAAACACTCCACG ATCTTTGACGTCGGTGAGAGTTTAACGGTTCCTGATGAGTTCACggcagaagagaagaaaactggaATGTGGTGGCGACACCTAGTggctggtggaggagctggagcggTGTCTCGAACCTGCACAGCTCCACTGGACAGGCTGAAAGTTCTCATGCAG GTTCACGCCTCCAAGAGCAACAGCATGCACATCTCTGGGGGCTTCACCCAGATGATCCGTGAGGGGGGTGTCAGGTCGCTGTGGAGAGGCAACGGCATCAATGTCATCAAAATCGGCCCCGAGTCTGCGATCAAGTTCATGGCCTATGAGAAG ATTAAACGATTGATCGGAAGTAACCAGGAGACGTTGGGCATCGCAGAGCGACTGGTGGCGGGCTCTCTGGCCGGAGTCATCGCTCAGAGCAGCATCTACCCCATGGAG GTCCTGAAGACCCGTTTAGCGCTGAGGAAGACGGGTCAGTTCTCGGGGATCTTGGATTGTGCCAAACACATCTtcaagagggaggggggggcggCTTTCTACAAGGGCTACGTCCCCAACATGCTGGGCATCATCCCCTACGCTGGTATCGACCTGGCTGTCtacgag ACTCTGAAGAACTCGTGGCTGCAGCGTTTCGCCACTGACAGCGCTGATCCAGGCGTGTTCGTGCTTCTGGCCTGTGGCACCACCTCCAGCACGTGTGGTCAGCTGGCCAGTTACCCACTCGCCCTGGTCAGGACTCGCATGCAGGCACAGG CTACTCTGGAAGGAGGTCCTCAGATGAGCATGACGGGCCTGTTCAAACACATCGTCAAGACCGAGGGCGCCACGGGACTCTACCGAGGTCTGGCGCCCAACTTCATGAAGGTCATTCCGTCTGTTAGCATCAGCTACGTGGTGTACGAGCATCTGAAGATCTATCTGGGGGTCCAGTCAaggtga
- the slc25a25b gene encoding calcium-binding mitochondrial carrier protein SCaMC-2-B isoform X2, with amino-acid sequence MQQQPPLLGDVFCQCRSAEPEDSSPFPPSKPPGPRQPAAPGPSCDICGGPEQEHRLKVLFQILDVNQDGGICVNDLTIGLKKLGVHRTELELKKIVKAGDKDLDGQLDFEEFVHYLRDHEKKLRLVFKSLDKKNDGHIDSQEIMQSLRDLGVNISEEQAEKILRSMDKNGTMTIDWNEWRDYHLLHPAGNIPEIILYWKHSTIFDVGESLTVPDEFTAEEKKTGMWWRHLVAGGGAGAVSRTCTAPLDRLKVLMQVHASKSNSMHISGGFTQMIREGGVRSLWRGNGINVIKIGPESAIKFMAYEKIKRLIGSNQETLGIAERLVAGSLAGVIAQSSIYPMEVLKTRLALRKTGQFSGILDCAKHIFKREGGAAFYKGYVPNMLGIIPYAGIDLAVYETLKNSWLQRFATDSADPGVFVLLACGTTSSTCGQLASYPLALVRTRMQAQATLEGGPQMSMTGLFKHIVKTEGATGLYRGLAPNFMKVIPSVSISYVVYEHLKIYLGVQSR; translated from the exons atgcagcagcagcctcctctgctcggggatgttttctgtcagtgtCGCTCCGCAGAGCCGGAGGATTCATCACCGTTTCCCCCGTCGAAGCCTCCCGGCCCCCGGCAGCCCGCCGCCCCCGGGCCGTCCTGTGACATCTGCGGGGGACCGGAGCAGGAGCACCGGCTGAAGGTTCTGTTCCAGATCCTGGATGTGAACCAGGACGGAGGAATCTGCGTGAACGACCTGACGATCGGTCTGAAGAAGTTAGGAGTTCACCGGACTGAGCTGGAGCTCAAG AAAATAGTGAAAGCCGGGGACAAAGACCTGGACGGACAGTTGGACTTTGAGGAGTTTGTTCATTATCTCAGAGACCATGAGAAGAAACTCCGGCTCGTCTTTAAGAGTCTGGACAAGAAGAACGATG GTCACATCGACTCACAGGAAATAATGCAGTCTCTGCGAGACCTGGGCGTGAACATCTCTGAGGAACAGGCGGAGAAGATTCTCAGAAG TATGGATAAAAATGGAACCATGACGATTGACTGGAACGAGTGGCGAGATTATCACCTCCTGCATCCAGCAGGAAACATTCCTGAGATCATCCTCTACTGGAAACACTCCACG ATCTTTGACGTCGGTGAGAGTTTAACGGTTCCTGATGAGTTCACggcagaagagaagaaaactggaATGTGGTGGCGACACCTAGTggctggtggaggagctggagcggTGTCTCGAACCTGCACAGCTCCACTGGACAGGCTGAAAGTTCTCATGCAG GTTCACGCCTCCAAGAGCAACAGCATGCACATCTCTGGGGGCTTCACCCAGATGATCCGTGAGGGGGGTGTCAGGTCGCTGTGGAGAGGCAACGGCATCAATGTCATCAAAATCGGCCCCGAGTCTGCGATCAAGTTCATGGCCTATGAGAAG ATTAAACGATTGATCGGAAGTAACCAGGAGACGTTGGGCATCGCAGAGCGACTGGTGGCGGGCTCTCTGGCCGGAGTCATCGCTCAGAGCAGCATCTACCCCATGGAG GTCCTGAAGACCCGTTTAGCGCTGAGGAAGACGGGTCAGTTCTCGGGGATCTTGGATTGTGCCAAACACATCTtcaagagggaggggggggcggCTTTCTACAAGGGCTACGTCCCCAACATGCTGGGCATCATCCCCTACGCTGGTATCGACCTGGCTGTCtacgag ACTCTGAAGAACTCGTGGCTGCAGCGTTTCGCCACTGACAGCGCTGATCCAGGCGTGTTCGTGCTTCTGGCCTGTGGCACCACCTCCAGCACGTGTGGTCAGCTGGCCAGTTACCCACTCGCCCTGGTCAGGACTCGCATGCAGGCACAGG CTACTCTGGAAGGAGGTCCTCAGATGAGCATGACGGGCCTGTTCAAACACATCGTCAAGACCGAGGGCGCCACGGGACTCTACCGAGGTCTGGCGCCCAACTTCATGAAGGTCATTCCGTCTGTTAGCATCAGCTACGTGGTGTACGAGCATCTGAAGATCTATCTGGGGGTCCAGTCAaggtga